The following are encoded in a window of Mycobacterium vicinigordonae genomic DNA:
- the mtnA gene encoding S-methyl-5-thioribose-1-phosphate isomerase — MRRTIDWDGDAVTIIDQTALPADYRVLRLRSVDTLIDAIRRLAVRGAPALGAAGALGVVLAIREGGDPVAAAERVAKARPTAVNLGWGVARALEKLDQGAEAVLAEALEILNEDEHLNRIASSHAAEIVLAACDRRPLRLLSHCNAGHLATVAWGSALGVVWHLHERGLVESVLVDETRPLLQGARLTAWELAQAGVPYRVQADGAAAAAMARGLVDCVLVGADRIAANGDVANKIGTYGLAIAARHHGVPLVVVAPSSTVDTSVATGTDIAIEERAPEELRMFSGTAITPADADVFNPAFDVTPAALITAVVTEHGRYRPSGQPSSL; from the coding sequence GTGCGCAGAACCATTGACTGGGACGGTGACGCGGTCACGATCATCGACCAGACGGCGCTGCCCGCCGACTATCGCGTGCTACGGCTGCGCAGCGTCGACACGCTGATCGACGCTATCCGCCGGCTGGCCGTGCGCGGCGCCCCGGCACTCGGTGCGGCCGGGGCGCTCGGCGTAGTGCTCGCGATCCGTGAGGGAGGCGACCCGGTGGCCGCCGCCGAGCGGGTCGCCAAGGCGCGACCGACCGCGGTCAACCTCGGCTGGGGAGTCGCCCGCGCTCTGGAGAAACTCGACCAAGGCGCTGAAGCCGTGCTGGCCGAAGCCCTGGAAATCCTCAACGAAGACGAACACCTGAACCGCATCGCGTCGTCACACGCCGCCGAGATCGTCCTCGCCGCGTGCGATCGCCGCCCCCTGCGGCTGCTCAGCCACTGCAACGCCGGTCATCTCGCCACCGTGGCGTGGGGCAGCGCGCTCGGCGTCGTCTGGCACCTACACGAACGCGGGCTGGTCGAGTCGGTACTGGTCGACGAGACACGCCCGCTGCTGCAGGGCGCCCGGCTCACCGCGTGGGAGCTGGCGCAGGCCGGCGTGCCTTACCGGGTGCAGGCAGACGGCGCCGCTGCCGCGGCGATGGCCCGTGGCCTCGTCGACTGCGTCCTGGTCGGTGCAGATCGCATCGCCGCCAACGGCGACGTCGCCAACAAGATCGGCACCTACGGCCTAGCCATCGCGGCCCGTCATCACGGCGTGCCGTTGGTGGTGGTCGCGCCGTCGTCCACGGTCGACACCTCGGTCGCCACCGGCACCGACATCGCAATCGAGGAGCGTGCGCCCGAGGAACTCAGGATGTTCAGCGGCACCGCGATCACCCCGGCGGACGCCGATGTGTTCAACCCGGCTTTCGACGTCACCCCGGCCGCGCTGATCACCGCCGTCGTCACCGAACACGGCCGGTACCGGCCGTCGGGTCAGCCCTCGAGCTTGTAG
- the regX gene encoding two-component sensory transduction protein RegX encodes MTSVLIVEDEESLADPLAFLLRKEGFEATVVTDGPSALAEFDRTGADIVLLDLMLPGMSGTDVCKQLRARSGVPVIMVTARDSEIDKVVGLELGADDYVTKPYSARELIARIRAVLRRGGDDDSEISDGVLESGPVRMDVERHVVSVNGDAITLPLKEFDLLEYLMRNSGRVLTRGQLIDRVWGADYVGDTKTLDVHVKRLRSKIEADPANPVHLVTVRGLGYKLEG; translated from the coding sequence ATGACAAGCGTACTGATCGTGGAGGACGAGGAGTCGCTGGCCGACCCGCTAGCGTTTCTGCTGCGTAAGGAGGGCTTCGAGGCCACCGTGGTGACCGACGGCCCCTCGGCGTTGGCGGAGTTCGACCGGACCGGTGCCGACATCGTGCTGTTGGACCTGATGCTGCCCGGGATGTCGGGCACCGATGTGTGCAAGCAGCTGCGGGCGCGCTCCGGCGTTCCGGTGATCATGGTGACCGCCCGCGACAGCGAGATCGACAAGGTCGTCGGCCTGGAGCTCGGGGCCGACGACTATGTCACCAAGCCCTATTCGGCGCGGGAGCTGATCGCGCGGATTCGCGCTGTGCTGCGCCGTGGCGGCGACGACGACTCCGAGATCAGCGACGGCGTGTTGGAGTCGGGGCCGGTGCGGATGGACGTCGAACGGCATGTCGTCTCGGTCAATGGCGACGCGATCACGTTGCCGCTCAAGGAATTCGACCTTCTCGAGTATCTGATGCGCAACAGCGGGCGGGTGTTGACCCGGGGCCAGCTGATCGACCGGGTGTGGGGCGCGGACTACGTCGGAGACACCAAGACGCTGGACGTTCACGTCAAGCGGCTGCGATCCAAGATCGAGGCCGATCCCGCCAACCCGGTGCACCTGGTGACGGTGCGCGGGCTGGGCTACAAGCTCGAGGGCTGA
- a CDS encoding sensor histidine kinase, whose protein sequence is MTVFSALLLAGVSSALALIVGVAAGMRLSRRVGQQHQQRSEWTGITVAQMLQRIVALMPMGAAVVDTHRDVVFLNDRAKELGLVRDRQLDDDAWKAAKQALSGVDVEFDLSPGKRSTSRSGLCVHGHARLLSEEDRRFAVVFVLDQSDYARMEATRRDFVANVSHELKTPVGAMALLAEALLASADDTETVRRFAEKVLIEANRLGDMVAELIELSRLQGAERLSNVTDVEIDNVVAEAISRHKVAAENAQIEVRTDAASGLKVLGDQTLLVTALANLVSNAIAYSPRGSSVSISRRRRGDSVEIAVTDRGIGIALEDQERVFERFFRGDKARSRATGGSGLGLAIVKHVAANHGGSIGVWSKPGTGSTFTLSIPASGVAGAEQDNAQTEQSLSREFRPGLPQREEELSR, encoded by the coding sequence GTGACTGTGTTCTCGGCGCTGTTGCTGGCCGGGGTATCGTCCGCGCTGGCGCTGATCGTCGGAGTTGCGGCCGGAATGCGGCTGTCGCGGCGAGTCGGGCAGCAGCATCAACAGCGCAGCGAGTGGACGGGCATCACCGTCGCGCAGATGCTGCAGCGAATCGTGGCCCTGATGCCAATGGGCGCGGCGGTGGTCGATACCCACCGCGACGTCGTCTTCCTCAACGATCGCGCCAAGGAGCTCGGTCTGGTACGTGACCGCCAGCTCGATGACGACGCCTGGAAGGCCGCCAAGCAGGCGCTGAGCGGTGTGGACGTCGAGTTCGACCTGTCGCCCGGCAAGCGTTCGACCTCCCGGTCCGGGTTGTGCGTGCACGGGCACGCCCGGCTGCTTAGCGAGGAGGACCGCCGCTTCGCGGTGGTGTTCGTGCTCGACCAGTCCGACTACGCCCGGATGGAGGCGACCAGGCGTGATTTCGTGGCCAACGTCAGCCACGAGCTCAAGACGCCCGTCGGCGCCATGGCGCTGCTGGCCGAGGCACTGCTGGCGTCCGCGGATGACACCGAGACGGTTCGCCGGTTCGCCGAGAAGGTGCTGATCGAGGCCAACCGGCTGGGTGACATGGTCGCCGAACTGATCGAACTGTCGCGGCTGCAGGGGGCCGAGCGACTGTCCAACGTTACCGATGTCGAGATCGATAACGTTGTGGCCGAGGCGATTTCACGTCACAAGGTCGCCGCGGAAAACGCCCAGATCGAGGTTCGTACCGATGCCGCCAGCGGACTGAAGGTGCTGGGCGACCAGACGCTGTTGGTGACCGCGCTGGCCAACCTGGTGTCCAACGCAATCGCGTACTCACCGCGCGGGTCGTCGGTGTCGATCAGTCGGCGCAGGCGAGGCGACAGCGTGGAGATCGCGGTCACCGACCGGGGCATCGGGATCGCGCTGGAAGACCAGGAGCGGGTTTTCGAGCGGTTCTTCCGCGGCGATAAGGCGCGGTCGCGCGCGACAGGTGGCAGCGGGCTGGGGCTGGCCATCGTCAAGCACGTGGCCGCCAACCACGGCGGCAGCATCGGGGTGTGGAGCAAGCCGGGGACCGGGTCGACTTTCACCCTGTCCATCCCGGCGTCCGGCGTGGCGGGTGCCGAGCAGGACAACGCGCAAACCGAGCAGAGTCTGAGCCGCGAATTCAGGCCCGGGTTGCCGCAACGAGAGGAAGAGCTGAGTCGATGA
- the mshA gene encoding D-inositol-3-phosphate glycosyltransferase has product MRFPVVREDEPLLTRGARGGDGPRRVALLAVHTSPLAQPGSGDAGGMNVYVLQTALHLARRGIEVEIFTRATSSADPPLVRVEPGVLVRNVVAGPFEGLDKYDLPTQLCAFAAGVLRAEAAHEPGYYDIVHSHYWLSGQVGWLARDRWAVPLVHTAHTLAAVKNAALADGDTAEPPLRTVGEQQVVEEADRLIVNTDDEARQLISLHQADPARIDVVHPGVDLDVFRPGNRYAARTALGFAHDEPVVAFVGRIQPLKAPDIVLRAAARVPGVRIVVAGGPSGSGLGSPDGLARLADDLGIAQRVTFLPPQSRSELARLFHAADLVAVPSYSESFGLVAVEAQACGTPVVAAAVGGLPVAVRDGITGTLVAGHEVQRWAVAIDELLQVIAGPQGRAMSRAAAAHAATFSWENTTDALLASYRRAIGDFRAEPHRRTPDLVAKRRPRRWTARRGVGA; this is encoded by the coding sequence GTGCGGTTCCCCGTCGTTCGCGAAGACGAGCCCCTGCTGACTCGAGGCGCCCGTGGCGGAGACGGCCCGCGCCGGGTCGCCCTGCTGGCGGTGCACACCTCGCCGCTGGCCCAGCCCGGGAGCGGGGACGCCGGCGGGATGAACGTCTACGTGCTGCAGACCGCGCTGCACCTGGCCCGGCGGGGTATCGAGGTGGAAATCTTCACGCGGGCCACCTCATCGGCCGACCCGCCGTTGGTGCGGGTCGAACCCGGGGTGCTGGTGCGCAACGTGGTCGCTGGGCCGTTCGAGGGTCTGGACAAGTACGACCTGCCCACCCAGCTGTGCGCATTCGCCGCCGGAGTGTTGCGCGCCGAGGCCGCCCATGAGCCCGGCTACTACGACATTGTGCACTCGCACTACTGGCTGTCCGGGCAGGTCGGCTGGCTGGCGCGGGACCGCTGGGCGGTGCCGTTGGTGCACACCGCGCACACCCTCGCCGCGGTCAAGAATGCCGCCTTGGCCGACGGGGACACCGCGGAGCCGCCGCTGCGGACGGTGGGCGAACAACAGGTGGTCGAGGAGGCCGACCGGCTTATCGTCAACACCGATGACGAGGCACGGCAATTGATCTCCTTGCACCAGGCCGATCCGGCACGGATCGACGTGGTGCATCCCGGCGTCGATCTGGACGTGTTCCGGCCCGGTAACCGGTATGCGGCGCGAACCGCGCTCGGGTTCGCGCATGACGAACCGGTGGTGGCGTTCGTCGGGCGCATCCAACCGCTGAAAGCCCCCGACATCGTGTTGCGCGCGGCGGCGCGAGTTCCGGGCGTGCGGATCGTGGTGGCTGGAGGGCCGTCAGGCAGCGGCCTGGGTTCACCGGACGGCCTGGCACGGCTGGCCGACGACCTGGGCATCGCGCAGCGGGTGACGTTTCTGCCCCCACAGTCCCGATCGGAGCTGGCCAGGTTGTTCCACGCGGCGGATCTGGTTGCGGTGCCCAGCTATTCGGAATCTTTCGGCCTGGTCGCGGTCGAGGCGCAGGCTTGCGGCACCCCGGTGGTGGCGGCCGCGGTCGGCGGGCTGCCGGTTGCGGTGCGTGACGGTATCACCGGCACGTTAGTGGCCGGCCACGAAGTTCAGCGGTGGGCGGTGGCCATCGACGAGCTGCTGCAAGTCATCGCCGGGCCTCAGGGGCGGGCGATGAGCCGCGCGGCGGCCGCGCATGCGGCCACGTTCTCATGGGAGAACACCACCGACGCGTTGCTGGCCAGCTACCGGCGCGCGATCGGCGATTTCCGGGCCGAGCCTCACCGCCGAACACCCGACCTCGTCGCCAAACGCCGGCCCCGGCGCTGGACGGCACGCCGCGGAGTCGGCGCATGA
- a CDS encoding FadR/GntR family transcriptional regulator: MSQSTPIPPPDRQRVDEQIAASIADAILDGVFPPGSTLPPERELADQLGVNRTSLRQGLARLQQMGLIDVRHGSGSVVRDPEGLTHPAVVEALVRKLGPEFLVELLEIRGALGPLIGRLAAQRSTPADADALCAALTAVEDSATAVARQSADLAYFHVLIHSTRNRALGLLYRWVEQAFGGREHELTGAYEDPEPVVADLRAITDAVCARDEAAAAATVEAYLNASALRMVLAYTGTRAPSAPATGPPASPDAPR; this comes from the coding sequence ATGAGCCAGTCAACCCCGATACCTCCGCCCGACCGACAGCGCGTCGACGAACAGATCGCCGCGTCGATCGCCGACGCTATCCTCGACGGCGTCTTCCCACCCGGTTCGACCCTGCCACCCGAACGTGAACTCGCTGATCAGCTGGGCGTCAACCGCACCTCGCTGCGGCAGGGACTGGCCCGCCTGCAGCAGATGGGCCTGATCGACGTGCGGCACGGCAGCGGCAGCGTGGTGCGCGACCCCGAAGGCCTCACCCACCCCGCAGTGGTGGAGGCGCTGGTGCGCAAACTTGGCCCGGAATTCCTGGTCGAGTTGCTGGAGATCCGCGGCGCACTGGGACCGCTGATCGGAAGGCTGGCAGCGCAACGCAGCACTCCGGCCGACGCGGATGCGCTGTGCGCCGCGCTGACCGCGGTCGAGGACTCGGCCACCGCCGTGGCCCGGCAGAGCGCCGACCTCGCCTACTTCCACGTGTTGATCCACAGCACCCGCAATCGCGCGCTGGGGTTGTTGTATCGGTGGGTCGAACAAGCCTTCGGCGGCCGTGAACACGAACTCACCGGAGCTTACGAAGACCCTGAGCCAGTGGTGGCCGACCTACGGGCGATCACCGACGCGGTCTGTGCGCGCGACGAGGCGGCCGCCGCGGCTACCGTCGAGGCGTATCTGAACGCCAGCGCGCTGCGGATGGTGCTGGCCTATACCGGCACCCGCGCCCCGAGCGCGCCGGCTACTGGGCCGCCCGCGTCGCCGGATGCACCGCGATAA
- a CDS encoding GMC family oxidoreductase gives MNRLADRAAAAFGTALLPEEHGGPAAALLAERLDRYLTAMPATSRLAIQAGLVSVTAASYLTTGRSLARLSPQRRVEVLHRIAALHPDAGAAVEGLKVVMLLANGADTYAAELLSRAQRDVAVRPDAELNVTPSDESASVLTADAVVVGSGAGGAMAARTLAQAGLNVVVLEEGRRWTVEEFRTTHPIDRYAGLYRGAGATIALGRPSVVLPMGRAVGGTTVVNSGTCYRPPVAVQRRWQREFGLELADPERLATYLDEVERTLQVAPTSRNVMGRNGNLLLDAARSLGWQAAPIPRNAPGCEGCCQCAIGCPHNAKFGVHLNALPQACAAGARIVSQACVERVLVTNGRARGVRARRPDGTAIDVLAETVVVAAGATETPMLLQRSGIGGHPRLGSNLALHPATLLAGRFDDDVYAWRGVLQSAAVHEFHESDGVLIEATSTPPGMGSIVFPGFGTELLHWLARAPQIATFGAMVADRGVGSVHSVRGETVVRYDIAGADVAKLRLALQAIGRLLFAAGAVEVLTGLPGASPVKSVAELQDVLSRSDPRSLHLSAFHPTGTAAAGSDEQVCPVDPVGRLRGVDGVWVADASILPSCPEVNPQLSIMAMALAVAEQVVAALTGSPEVSPYRPQLGSAGAQNH, from the coding sequence GTGAACCGCCTCGCAGACCGCGCCGCCGCCGCGTTCGGCACGGCGCTACTGCCCGAGGAGCACGGCGGTCCGGCCGCGGCGCTACTCGCGGAGCGGCTCGACCGCTACCTCACTGCGATGCCGGCCACCTCGCGGCTGGCTATCCAGGCCGGGCTGGTGTCAGTGACGGCGGCAAGCTATCTGACCACCGGCCGCTCGCTGGCGCGGCTGAGCCCGCAGCGGCGAGTAGAGGTGCTGCATCGCATCGCCGCGTTGCACCCGGACGCCGGGGCGGCGGTGGAAGGTCTCAAGGTGGTCATGCTGCTGGCCAACGGCGCCGACACGTACGCCGCCGAATTGCTCTCACGGGCCCAGCGCGACGTCGCGGTCCGCCCAGACGCGGAGCTGAACGTGACACCGTCCGACGAGAGCGCCTCCGTCCTGACCGCCGACGCGGTAGTGGTCGGATCCGGAGCCGGCGGCGCGATGGCGGCCCGCACGCTGGCCCAGGCCGGACTGAATGTCGTCGTCCTAGAAGAGGGGCGGCGCTGGACGGTCGAGGAGTTCCGCACCACGCACCCGATCGACCGCTACGCCGGCCTCTACCGTGGCGCCGGGGCAACCATCGCGCTGGGCCGCCCGTCGGTGGTCTTGCCGATGGGCCGCGCCGTGGGCGGCACCACCGTGGTCAACTCCGGCACCTGCTACCGGCCACCGGTCGCGGTGCAGCGGCGCTGGCAGCGCGAGTTCGGCCTCGAACTGGCCGACCCCGAGCGCCTGGCCACCTACCTCGACGAAGTCGAGCGCACCCTGCAGGTGGCACCCACATCACGAAACGTTATGGGCCGCAACGGAAATCTGCTACTGGACGCCGCCCGTTCGCTGGGCTGGCAGGCCGCACCCATCCCCCGCAACGCCCCGGGCTGCGAAGGCTGTTGCCAGTGCGCAATCGGCTGCCCGCACAACGCGAAATTCGGCGTGCACCTCAACGCCCTGCCGCAGGCGTGCGCCGCGGGGGCGCGGATCGTCTCACAGGCTTGCGTCGAACGGGTGCTTGTCACGAACGGACGCGCCCGCGGCGTGCGCGCACGACGCCCGGACGGCACCGCCATCGACGTGCTGGCCGAAACTGTGGTGGTCGCCGCTGGCGCTACCGAGACGCCAATGTTGTTGCAGCGCAGCGGTATCGGTGGGCACCCCCGCCTAGGCAGCAACCTTGCGCTGCATCCCGCGACGCTGCTGGCCGGACGGTTCGACGACGACGTGTACGCCTGGCGTGGGGTGCTGCAGAGCGCCGCCGTGCACGAATTCCACGAGTCCGACGGCGTGTTGATCGAGGCCACCTCCACTCCACCGGGCATGGGGTCAATCGTGTTCCCCGGCTTCGGGACCGAGTTGCTGCATTGGCTGGCGCGGGCACCGCAGATCGCGACGTTCGGTGCGATGGTGGCCGACCGCGGCGTCGGCTCCGTGCATTCGGTGCGCGGCGAAACGGTGGTGCGCTACGACATCGCCGGAGCCGACGTCGCCAAATTGCGGCTCGCGCTCCAGGCGATCGGTCGACTGCTGTTCGCCGCGGGTGCCGTCGAAGTACTCACCGGGTTGCCCGGAGCGAGCCCGGTGAAGTCGGTGGCGGAATTGCAGGATGTGTTGTCCCGCAGCGATCCCCGCAGTCTGCATCTTTCCGCTTTCCACCCGACCGGGACCGCCGCCGCCGGCTCCGACGAACAGGTCTGCCCGGTCGATCCGGTCGGACGGCTGCGCGGCGTAGACGGCGTGTGGGTGGCCGACGCATCGATCCTGCCCAGCTGCCCAGAGGTCAACCCGCAGCTGTCGATCATGGCGATGGCGCTCGCGGTGGCCGAGCAGGTCGTCGCCGCGCTGACCGGAAGTCCCGAGGTCTCCCCGTACCGGCCGCAGCTAGGGTCGGCTGGTGCGCAGAACCATTGA
- a CDS encoding phosphoglyceromutase, which translates to MGDTGTLVLLRHGESEWNALNLFTGWVDVGLTDKGRTEAVRAGELLAEQNLLPDVLYTSLLRRAISSANLALDAADRLWIPVHRSWRLNERHYGALQGLDKAKTKERYGEEQFMAWRRSYDTPPPEIEKGSEFSQDTDPRYANIGGGPLTECLSDVVIRFLPYFTDVIVPDLRLGKTVLIAAHGNSLRALVKYLDQMSDDDVVGLNIPTGIPLRYDLDAELRPVVAGGTYLDPQAAAAGAAAVASQGAAKA; encoded by the coding sequence ATGGGTGACACGGGCACGCTGGTACTGCTCCGCCACGGCGAGAGCGAATGGAATGCGCTGAACCTTTTCACCGGTTGGGTGGATGTCGGGCTGACGGACAAGGGCCGCACCGAGGCGGTGCGCGCCGGGGAGTTGCTGGCCGAGCAGAACTTGTTGCCCGATGTGCTGTATACCTCGTTGCTGCGGCGGGCCATCAGCTCCGCGAATCTGGCTCTGGACGCTGCTGACCGGCTGTGGATCCCGGTGCATCGCAGCTGGCGGCTCAACGAACGCCACTACGGCGCACTGCAGGGACTGGATAAGGCCAAGACGAAGGAACGCTACGGCGAAGAGCAGTTCATGGCCTGGCGGCGCAGCTACGACACCCCGCCGCCGGAGATCGAGAAGGGCAGCGAGTTCAGTCAGGACACCGACCCCCGCTACGCGAACATCGGCGGCGGCCCGCTGACCGAATGCCTGTCCGACGTGGTAATTCGCTTCCTGCCGTACTTCACCGATGTCATCGTCCCGGACCTGCGCCTCGGCAAGACGGTGCTGATCGCCGCGCACGGCAACTCGCTGCGCGCGCTGGTCAAGTATCTGGATCAGATGTCCGACGACGACGTCGTTGGACTGAATATCCCCACCGGTATCCCATTGCGCTACGACTTGGATGCCGAGTTGCGCCCGGTGGTGGCCGGGGGCACCTACCTGGACCCCCAGGCGGCGGCCGCCGGCGCAGCCGCAGTGGCCAGCCAGGGTGCGGCGAAAGCCTGA
- a CDS encoding Ppx/GppA phosphatase family protein, whose product MRLGVLDVGSNTVHLLVVDAHRGGHPTPMSSTKATLRLAEATDSSGKITKRGADKLVSTIDEFAKIAVSSGCSELMAFATSAVRDAENSDDVLARVRKEADVELQVLRGVDESRLTFLAVRRWFGWSAGRIINLDIGGGSLEMSSGVDEEPDVALSLPLGAGRLTREWLPDDPPGRRRVAMLRDWLDAEVAEASATVLDAGAPDLAVATSKTFRSLARLTGAAPSAAGPRVKRTLTANGLRQLISFISRMTTADRAELEGVSAERAPQIVAGALVAEASMRALSIETVDICPWALREGLILRKLDSEADGTAFMETSTVQTSVRDAGGQSVDRHARSRGSKT is encoded by the coding sequence GTGCGATTGGGCGTGCTGGACGTGGGTAGCAACACCGTCCATCTGTTGGTGGTCGATGCGCACCGTGGTGGGCATCCGACGCCGATGAGCTCGACCAAGGCCACCCTGCGCCTGGCCGAGGCCACCGACAGCTCGGGCAAGATCACCAAGCGCGGTGCCGACAAGCTGGTTTCCACCATCGACGAGTTCGCCAAGATCGCGGTCAGCTCCGGCTGTTCGGAATTGATGGCCTTCGCCACCTCCGCCGTCCGCGACGCAGAGAACTCCGACGACGTACTGGCCAGGGTGCGCAAAGAGGCCGATGTCGAGCTGCAGGTGCTGCGCGGGGTGGACGAGTCGCGGCTGACCTTCCTGGCGGTGCGGCGCTGGTTCGGCTGGAGCGCGGGACGGATCATCAACCTCGACATAGGTGGCGGCTCGCTGGAGATGTCCAGCGGCGTGGACGAGGAGCCCGACGTCGCGTTGTCGCTGCCACTGGGTGCCGGCCGCCTGACCCGCGAATGGTTGCCGGACGATCCGCCCGGCCGGCGGCGGGTGGCAATGCTGCGCGACTGGCTCGACGCTGAGGTTGCCGAAGCCAGCGCGACCGTCCTTGATGCCGGCGCACCCGACCTCGCGGTCGCGACCTCCAAAACGTTCCGTTCGTTGGCGCGCCTGACCGGCGCGGCGCCCTCGGCCGCCGGGCCACGGGTGAAGCGCACGCTCACGGCGAACGGCCTCAGACAACTCATATCTTTCATCTCTAGGATGACGACCGCTGACCGGGCAGAACTGGAAGGAGTCAGCGCCGAGCGGGCGCCACAGATCGTGGCAGGCGCTCTGGTGGCGGAGGCGAGCATGAGGGCGCTGTCGATAGAAACGGTGGACATCTGCCCGTGGGCGCTACGGGAGGGGCTCATCTTGCGCAAACTCGACAGCGAGGCCGATGGAACGGCCTTCATGGAAACCTCGACCGTGCAGACGTCGGTGCGGGATGCTGGAGGTCAGTCGGTTGATCGGCACGCGCGGTCGAGAGGCAGCAAAACATGA
- a CDS encoding YbjN domain-containing protein: MTSAVQRVIEDALRASDLEYSAHEGAHGGLPGLIVALPGERRLKTNTILSIGEHSLRVEAFVCRKPDENHEGVYRFLLKRNRRLYGVAYTLDNVGDIYLVGRMSLASVDDEEIDRVLGQVLEAVDADFNTLLELGFRSSIQKEWEWRVSRGESLKNLAAFEHLIDEDD, encoded by the coding sequence ATGACATCGGCGGTGCAGCGGGTGATCGAGGATGCGCTACGGGCCAGCGACCTGGAGTACTCCGCACACGAAGGGGCGCACGGCGGACTGCCCGGCTTGATCGTGGCGCTGCCCGGTGAGCGCCGCCTGAAGACCAACACGATCCTGAGCATCGGCGAACATTCGTTGCGCGTCGAGGCGTTCGTGTGCCGCAAGCCCGACGAGAACCACGAGGGCGTCTACCGCTTCCTGCTCAAGCGCAATCGTCGGCTCTACGGGGTCGCCTACACGCTGGACAACGTCGGCGACATCTACCTGGTCGGCCGGATGTCGCTGGCGTCGGTGGATGACGAGGAGATCGACCGGGTGCTCGGCCAGGTGCTCGAGGCGGTGGATGCGGACTTCAATACGTTGCTGGAGCTGGGTTTTCGGTCGTCGATCCAGAAAGAGTGGGAGTGGCGGGTGTCCCGCGGCGAGTCGCTGAAGAATCTGGCGGCGTTCGAGCACCTGATCGACGAAGACGACTGA